The Azospirillum baldaniorum genome contains a region encoding:
- a CDS encoding ArsR/SmtB family transcription factor has product MDELLATLKAAAETTRLRLLALCAHGELTVTELTQILGQSQPRVSRHLKLLCDAGLLDRFREGTFAFYRLTERGASAELARVLVDAIPSDDPTMTLDLERLEAIKRARSEAAASYFRENAARWHEIRSLHVPEREVEEALLRLIPADGIGDLLDIGTGTGRMLEVLGPRARRAVGVDQSREMLSIARTKLEDTALRHCHVRQADMYQLPFPSGSFDAAIVHQVLHFAEAPADLLAEAARVLRPGGLLLLVDFAPHALESLRAEHAHRRLGFADAEVAAWCRQCGLDCGAVVHLPGEPLTVSIWPAVRAAKGASPADPSILSISGAQS; this is encoded by the coding sequence ATGGACGAACTGCTTGCGACATTGAAGGCGGCGGCGGAGACCACGCGGCTTCGGCTGCTGGCGCTGTGCGCGCATGGCGAGCTGACGGTGACCGAGCTGACCCAGATCCTGGGGCAGAGCCAGCCGCGGGTGTCCCGCCATCTGAAGCTGCTGTGCGACGCCGGTCTTCTCGACCGCTTCCGGGAGGGCACCTTCGCCTTCTACCGGCTGACGGAGCGCGGCGCCTCGGCGGAGTTGGCGCGGGTGCTGGTGGACGCGATCCCCTCCGACGATCCGACCATGACGCTGGATCTGGAGCGGTTGGAGGCGATCAAGCGCGCCCGCTCCGAGGCGGCGGCCAGCTATTTCCGCGAGAACGCCGCCCGCTGGCATGAAATCCGTTCCCTCCACGTCCCGGAACGCGAGGTGGAGGAGGCCCTGCTGCGCCTGATCCCCGCCGACGGGATCGGGGACCTCCTGGACATCGGCACCGGCACGGGCCGCATGCTGGAGGTTCTGGGTCCGCGCGCCCGGCGCGCCGTGGGCGTCGACCAGTCGCGCGAGATGCTGTCCATCGCCCGCACCAAGCTGGAGGACACGGCGCTCCGCCACTGCCATGTGCGGCAGGCGGACATGTACCAGCTTCCCTTCCCATCGGGGTCCTTCGACGCGGCGATCGTCCATCAGGTGCTGCATTTCGCGGAGGCGCCGGCCGATCTGCTGGCCGAGGCGGCGCGGGTGCTGCGGCCCGGCGGCCTGCTGCTGCTGGTCGACTTCGCTCCCCACGCTCTGGAATCCCTGCGGGCGGAGCACGCGCACCGACGGCTGGGCTTCGCCGACGCCGAGGTCGCAGCTTGGTGCCGCCAATGCGGTCTGGACTGCGGTGCCGTGGTGCATCTGCCGGGCGAACCGCTTACCGTATCCATCTGGCCGGCGGTGCGCGCCGCGAAGGGCGCATCTCCGGCCGATCCTTCCATCCTCTCCATCAGCGGAGCCCAGTCATGA
- a CDS encoding DUF29 domain-containing protein — protein MDSRIGYDDDFYAWTQEQARLLREAARERLNTPIDWEHVAEEIEDMGRNDRRAINSHLARVIEHLLKLELSPASDPRSGWRKSVREQRAAAVDALADSPSLKSHMDLPFAFRRGRGFATDGLGQDRIDERELPVECPYALEQILDEDWWPTNRHGLE, from the coding sequence ATGGACAGCCGGATCGGGTACGACGACGACTTCTACGCCTGGACCCAGGAACAGGCCCGCCTTCTCCGCGAAGCCGCCCGCGAACGTCTGAACACGCCCATCGACTGGGAGCATGTGGCGGAGGAGATCGAGGACATGGGGCGGAACGACCGGCGCGCGATCAACAGCCATTTGGCCCGTGTCATCGAGCATCTTCTGAAGCTGGAACTTTCCCCGGCGTCCGACCCGCGCAGCGGTTGGCGGAAGTCCGTGCGCGAACAGCGGGCCGCTGCCGTGGATGCATTGGCCGACAGCCCAAGCTTGAAGAGCCACATGGACCTTCCGTTCGCCTTCCGCCGCGGCCGTGGCTTCGCCACCGACGGGCTCGGGCAGGATCGCATCGATGAGCGGGAGCTTCCTGTCGAGTGTCCTTACGCCCTTGAGCAGATTCTCGATGAGGACTGGTGGCCGACGAACCGCCACGGCCTTGAGTAA
- a CDS encoding MlaC/ttg2D family ABC transporter substrate-binding protein yields MLTRRLFLVCAALLAVSSWAARPAAAQSADPGATAFIQSLGNEAVATFSNKSLSREQAVQRFRGLLYQGFDVAYIGRWVLGRYWNSATPQQHDEYQKLFERLIVNTYADRFVEYSGETFRITGSRVEGEADTMVTTQIVRPNGPPVNVDWRVRKRDTAYKIIDVVVEGVSMGVTQRQEFASVIGQNGGRVEGLLQALRQKVGSAG; encoded by the coding sequence ATGCTGACACGTCGCCTGTTTCTCGTGTGCGCGGCCCTGCTCGCGGTGAGCAGCTGGGCCGCCCGTCCCGCCGCCGCGCAATCGGCTGATCCGGGCGCGACCGCGTTCATCCAATCGCTGGGGAACGAGGCCGTCGCCACCTTCTCGAACAAGAGCCTGTCGCGCGAGCAGGCGGTCCAGCGCTTCCGCGGCCTGCTCTATCAGGGCTTCGACGTGGCCTACATCGGGCGTTGGGTGCTGGGCCGCTACTGGAACTCCGCCACGCCGCAGCAGCACGACGAATACCAGAAGCTGTTCGAACGGCTGATCGTCAACACCTACGCCGACCGCTTCGTCGAGTATTCCGGCGAGACCTTCCGCATCACCGGGTCGCGGGTGGAAGGCGAAGCGGACACCATGGTCACCACCCAGATCGTCCGTCCCAACGGCCCGCCGGTGAATGTGGACTGGCGCGTGCGCAAGCGCGACACCGCCTACAAGATCATCGACGTGGTGGTCGAGGGCGTGAGCATGGGCGTGACCCAGCGCCAGGAATTCGCCTCCGTCATCGGCCAGAACGGCGGTCGGGTCGAAGGGCTGCTCCAGGCGCTGCGCCAGAAGGTCGGCAGCGCCGGCTGA
- the metH gene encoding methionine synthase has protein sequence MPHILDTLRDRVLLCDGGFGSRIQALDLDVEKDYWGHENCTDILPLSRPDIVREIHRGYFEAGADMVETDTFGASPVTLGEFGISEKAFEINQRAVELAREAAETFTDGQPRFVIGSVGPGTKLPSLGHIPYQDLEDSFFVQAAGLIAGGADAILVETCQDPLQIKAAVNGIKRARAEAGSDTPVFVQVTVETTGTLLVGTDIAAAATVIQALDVPLMGLNCATGPLEMSEHVKWLTQNWPGLVSVQPNAGLPELVDGKTHYPLRADDFAHWLERFVTEDGVNLVGGCCGTNVPHIAAANQMLRKLAPAGSHRPNPKGRTVHWVPAVASLYSQVTLRQENAFFAIGERCNANGSKKWRELQEKNDWDGCVEMAREQVKEGSHTLDVCTAFVGRDEVAEMKAVVQRFAGSVTAPLVIDSTEYIVLEKALALYGGKAIINSINFEDGEEPARKRLALAKKFGAAVIALTIDEEGMAKTPERKLAVAKRLYDLAVNEFGLPAHDLLFDPLTFTIATGNEDDRKLAIWTLEGIEAISREMPGCQIILGLSNVSFGLNAAARHVLNSVFLDHAVKRGMTGAIVHVSKIMPLHLIPEKEVKTAEDLIFDRRAEGYDPLQAFIALFEGRKAADAKKKARAETVEERLKERIVDGDRTGLEDDLAEAMKTHPPLEIINTYLLDGMKVVGELFGAGKMQLPFVLQSAETMKAAVAWLEPHMEKLDGQQKGTMVLATVKGDVHDIGKNLVDIILTNNGYKVVNLGIKQPVGAIIQAAKEHKADAVGMSGLLVKSTVVMRENLEEMTREGLEVPVLLGGAALTRAYVETDCVASYGSGRVAYAGDAFDGLTLMDQVVGGSFDQQLAIQQAKRAGRAVNRRRVLGQATSATIGPVDKDAARARRARLAEGVPVPTPPFWGPKVIEHVPLKTLVTYLNERMLYQLQWGYRKDGKSFEEFKEWAKKELRPVLDRILQIAAKEEILRPQAVYGYWKAAADGDDVILFAENGTSEVARFSLPRQAKEDGECIADFLRDVNDGERDVLGLQIVTMGQHCAEVAREWFAENRYQDYLYLHGLSVEMTEAMAEYVHARIRAELGYGAEDSRDKEKLLQQAYRGSRYSFGYPACPNLADQEQLLKLLDAGRIGVEMSDEHQLHPEQSTSAIVLHHPRAKYFSV, from the coding sequence ATGCCGCACATTCTCGACACTCTCCGCGACCGCGTCCTGCTCTGCGACGGCGGGTTCGGCAGCCGCATCCAGGCGCTCGACCTCGATGTGGAGAAGGACTACTGGGGGCACGAGAACTGCACCGACATCCTGCCGCTCTCGCGTCCGGACATCGTGCGGGAGATCCACCGCGGCTATTTCGAGGCCGGCGCGGACATGGTGGAGACGGACACCTTCGGCGCCTCCCCGGTGACGCTGGGCGAATTCGGCATCTCGGAGAAGGCGTTCGAGATCAACCAGCGCGCGGTCGAGCTGGCGCGCGAGGCGGCGGAAACCTTCACGGACGGGCAGCCGCGCTTCGTCATCGGCTCGGTCGGGCCGGGCACCAAGCTGCCCAGCCTGGGCCACATCCCCTATCAGGACCTTGAGGACAGCTTCTTCGTCCAGGCGGCCGGCCTGATCGCCGGCGGCGCCGACGCCATCCTGGTCGAGACCTGCCAGGACCCGCTGCAGATCAAGGCCGCCGTCAACGGCATCAAGCGCGCCCGCGCCGAAGCTGGAAGCGACACGCCGGTCTTCGTCCAGGTGACCGTGGAAACCACGGGCACGCTGCTGGTCGGCACCGACATTGCCGCGGCGGCCACGGTGATCCAGGCGCTGGACGTCCCGCTGATGGGCCTGAACTGCGCCACCGGCCCGCTGGAGATGAGCGAGCATGTGAAGTGGCTGACCCAGAACTGGCCGGGACTCGTCTCCGTGCAGCCGAACGCCGGCCTGCCGGAACTGGTCGACGGCAAGACGCACTACCCGCTGCGCGCCGACGACTTCGCCCACTGGCTGGAGCGCTTCGTGACCGAGGACGGGGTGAACCTCGTCGGCGGCTGCTGTGGCACCAACGTTCCGCACATCGCGGCGGCCAACCAGATGCTGCGCAAGCTGGCCCCGGCCGGGTCGCACCGCCCGAACCCGAAGGGCCGCACGGTCCATTGGGTGCCTGCGGTCGCCTCGCTCTACTCGCAGGTCACGCTGCGCCAGGAGAACGCTTTCTTCGCCATCGGCGAGCGCTGCAACGCCAACGGCTCCAAGAAGTGGCGCGAGCTTCAGGAGAAGAACGACTGGGACGGCTGCGTCGAGATGGCGCGCGAGCAGGTGAAGGAAGGTTCGCACACGCTGGACGTCTGCACCGCCTTCGTCGGCCGCGACGAGGTGGCGGAGATGAAGGCCGTCGTGCAGCGCTTCGCCGGCTCGGTCACCGCCCCGCTGGTCATCGACTCCACCGAATACATCGTTCTGGAGAAGGCGCTGGCGCTCTACGGCGGCAAGGCGATCATCAACTCCATCAACTTCGAGGACGGCGAGGAGCCGGCCCGCAAGCGCCTCGCGCTCGCCAAGAAGTTCGGCGCGGCGGTGATCGCTCTGACCATCGACGAGGAGGGCATGGCGAAGACGCCGGAGCGCAAGCTCGCCGTCGCCAAGCGCCTCTACGACCTCGCGGTCAACGAGTTTGGCCTGCCGGCCCACGACCTGCTGTTCGACCCGCTGACCTTCACCATCGCCACCGGCAACGAGGACGACCGCAAGCTGGCCATCTGGACGCTGGAGGGCATCGAGGCGATCAGCCGCGAGATGCCCGGCTGCCAGATCATCCTGGGCCTGTCCAACGTCTCCTTCGGCCTGAACGCGGCGGCCCGCCACGTGCTGAACTCGGTCTTCCTCGACCATGCGGTGAAGCGCGGCATGACCGGCGCCATCGTGCATGTGTCGAAGATCATGCCGCTGCACCTGATCCCGGAAAAGGAGGTCAAGACCGCCGAGGACCTGATCTTCGACCGCCGCGCGGAAGGGTATGACCCGCTTCAGGCCTTCATCGCCCTGTTCGAGGGTCGCAAGGCGGCGGACGCCAAGAAGAAGGCCCGCGCCGAGACGGTCGAGGAGCGGCTGAAGGAGCGCATCGTCGACGGCGACCGCACCGGGCTGGAGGACGATCTCGCCGAGGCGATGAAGACCCACCCGCCGCTGGAGATCATCAACACCTACCTGCTCGACGGCATGAAGGTGGTGGGCGAGCTGTTCGGCGCCGGCAAGATGCAGCTTCCCTTCGTGCTCCAGTCCGCGGAAACCATGAAGGCCGCCGTGGCGTGGCTGGAGCCGCACATGGAGAAGCTGGACGGCCAGCAGAAGGGCACCATGGTGCTGGCCACCGTGAAGGGCGACGTCCACGACATCGGCAAGAACCTCGTCGACATCATCCTGACCAACAACGGCTACAAGGTCGTCAACCTGGGCATCAAGCAGCCGGTCGGCGCGATCATCCAGGCGGCGAAGGAGCACAAGGCCGACGCCGTCGGCATGTCCGGCCTGCTGGTGAAGTCCACCGTCGTCATGCGCGAGAATCTGGAGGAGATGACCCGCGAGGGGCTGGAGGTTCCGGTCCTGCTCGGCGGCGCCGCTCTGACCCGCGCCTATGTGGAGACGGACTGCGTGGCCTCCTACGGCTCGGGCCGCGTGGCCTATGCCGGCGACGCCTTCGACGGGCTGACCCTGATGGATCAGGTGGTGGGCGGCAGCTTCGACCAGCAGCTCGCCATCCAGCAGGCCAAGCGGGCGGGCCGGGCGGTCAACCGCCGCCGCGTGCTCGGTCAGGCGACGAGCGCCACCATCGGTCCGGTGGACAAGGACGCCGCCCGCGCCCGCCGCGCCCGTCTGGCCGAGGGTGTGCCGGTGCCGACGCCGCCCTTCTGGGGGCCGAAGGTCATCGAGCATGTGCCTCTGAAGACGCTGGTGACCTATCTGAACGAGCGCATGCTCTATCAGCTCCAGTGGGGCTACCGGAAGGACGGCAAGTCCTTCGAGGAGTTCAAGGAGTGGGCGAAGAAGGAGCTTCGCCCGGTGCTCGATCGCATCCTCCAGATCGCCGCGAAGGAGGAGATCCTGCGGCCCCAGGCGGTCTACGGCTACTGGAAGGCGGCGGCCGACGGCGACGACGTCATCCTGTTCGCCGAGAACGGGACCAGCGAGGTCGCCCGCTTCAGCCTGCCGCGTCAGGCCAAGGAGGACGGCGAGTGCATCGCCGACTTCCTCCGCGATGTGAACGACGGCGAGCGCGACGTGCTGGGCCTCCAGATCGTCACCATGGGCCAGCATTGCGCCGAGGTGGCGCGGGAGTGGTTCGCCGAGAACCGCTACCAGGATTATCTCTACCTGCACGGCTTGTCGGTGGAGATGACCGAGGCGATGGCGGAGTATGTCCACGCCCGCATCCGCGCCGAACTGGGCTATGGCGCAGAGGACAGCCGCGACAAGGAGAAGCTGCTGCAGCAGGCCTATCGCGGCAGCCGCTACAGCTTCGGCTACCCGGCCTGCCCGAACCTCGCCGACCAGGAGCAGCTTCTGAAGCTCCTCGACGCCGGGCGGATCGGCGTGGAGATGTCCGACGAGCACCAGCTCCACCCGGAGCAGAGCACGTCGGCCATCGTCCTGCACCACCCGCGGGCGAAGTACTTCAGCGTGTGA
- a CDS encoding thioesterase family protein has protein sequence MNHSPTPLRLHRETVRPEWIDYNGHMNVAYYLLAFDHATDAVLDHFGIGKAYAEGEGRSMFAVEAHLTYAHEVTEGDGLTFTSLVLGADAKRLHLFHEMRHEEDGFLAATAEFVLLHVDLAERRSVPLAPETAERLTRTVAEHATLPVPPQAGRSVGLRTPKGA, from the coding sequence ATGAACCATTCGCCCACCCCGCTTCGCCTGCACCGGGAAACCGTCCGCCCGGAGTGGATCGACTACAACGGCCACATGAACGTGGCCTATTACCTGCTCGCCTTCGACCACGCGACCGACGCCGTGCTCGACCATTTCGGGATCGGCAAGGCCTACGCGGAGGGCGAGGGGCGGTCGATGTTCGCGGTGGAGGCGCACCTGACCTATGCCCACGAGGTCACGGAGGGTGACGGGCTGACTTTCACGTCCCTGGTGCTGGGCGCGGACGCCAAGCGGCTGCATCTGTTCCACGAAATGCGCCATGAGGAGGACGGATTCCTCGCCGCTACGGCGGAATTCGTTCTGCTCCATGTCGATCTGGCGGAGCGCCGTTCGGTGCCGCTGGCTCCGGAAACCGCGGAGCGGCTGACACGCACCGTGGCGGAGCACGCCACTCTGCCCGTGCCGCCGCAGGCCGGGCGATCGGTCGGGCTGCGGACTCCGAAGGGGGCGTGA
- a CDS encoding pentapeptide repeat-containing protein — MKTTIFAAFAVLATFLGTALVPSVALAECTDPAQPKVNWRRCYFDGRDLSSAKLSGAMLRDATFQRATLKDADLSDTDSYRAKFFSATMPGVKLDGARLIEADFTRADLTGASLKETDLRNAKLVNAILQKVDFTGARLGGADLRHADLSGAIWIDGTTVCAEKSLGQCN, encoded by the coding sequence ATGAAGACGACAATTTTCGCCGCCTTCGCGGTACTTGCCACCTTCCTGGGCACAGCCCTGGTTCCCTCCGTCGCTCTCGCCGAATGCACCGACCCGGCGCAGCCTAAGGTGAACTGGCGCCGCTGCTACTTCGACGGGCGCGATCTGTCGTCGGCGAAGCTGTCCGGGGCGATGCTGCGCGACGCCACCTTCCAGCGTGCCACGCTGAAGGACGCCGACCTGTCGGACACCGACAGCTATCGCGCGAAATTCTTCAGCGCCACGATGCCGGGGGTGAAGCTGGATGGCGCCCGCCTGATCGAGGCCGATTTCACGCGGGCCGATCTGACGGGGGCCTCCCTCAAGGAAACCGACCTGCGCAACGCGAAACTGGTGAACGCCATCCTGCAGAAGGTCGACTTCACCGGGGCGCGCCTCGGCGGTGCGGACCTGCGGCACGCCGACTTGTCCGGGGCCATCTGGATCGACGGCACGACGGTCTGCGCCGAGAAATCCCTGGGCCAGTGCAACTGA
- a CDS encoding MlaA family lipoprotein, whose protein sequence is MKLANLSRSLLRSAAVAVVAFGMAGCATAPGSNEADVTVSDPLEIPNRFVFAVNETADILLIRPATEVYVGVVPDPLRQAVHNFIQNLLGPLYIANNLLQGDFEGAQVATGRFMTNTILGIGGLADVATEAGIGDRPEDFGQTLGVWGVGPGPYVVLPFLGPSNVRDTLGYGVDTLADPFRIGTNAAGADNAMYGRTAAAGLDRRSQLLREIDDLRKNSLDFYATARSLYAQQRRAAIANDIAPATPEFPDFDEPAKK, encoded by the coding sequence ATGAAGCTGGCCAACCTCTCCCGCTCCCTTCTTCGCTCGGCCGCCGTAGCCGTCGTCGCCTTCGGCATGGCGGGCTGCGCAACCGCGCCCGGCAGCAACGAAGCCGATGTCACGGTCAGCGATCCCCTGGAGATTCCCAACCGATTCGTCTTCGCCGTCAACGAGACCGCGGACATCCTGCTGATCCGCCCGGCGACGGAAGTGTATGTGGGCGTCGTCCCCGACCCGCTGCGCCAGGCGGTGCACAACTTCATCCAGAACCTGCTCGGCCCGCTCTACATCGCCAACAACCTGCTGCAGGGTGATTTCGAGGGCGCCCAGGTCGCCACCGGCCGGTTCATGACCAACACCATCCTCGGCATCGGCGGCCTCGCCGACGTGGCGACGGAGGCCGGAATCGGCGACCGTCCGGAGGATTTCGGCCAGACGCTCGGAGTTTGGGGTGTCGGACCGGGGCCATACGTGGTTCTGCCGTTCCTCGGCCCGTCGAACGTCCGCGACACGCTGGGCTACGGCGTCGACACGCTGGCCGACCCGTTCCGCATCGGCACCAACGCCGCCGGGGCGGACAACGCGATGTACGGGCGGACCGCCGCCGCAGGCCTGGACCGCCGCTCGCAGCTCCTGCGCGAGATCGACGACCTGCGCAAGAACTCGCTGGACTTCTACGCGACGGCCCGCAGCCTGTACGCGCAGCAGCGCCGCGCCGCGATCGCCAACGACATCGCGCCGGCGACGCCGGAGTTCCCCGATTTCGACGAACCCGCCAAGAAATAA
- the metF gene encoding methylenetetrahydrofolate reductase [NAD(P)H] — MTSGIPSVSFEFFPPKTEKMEQSLWQAIQRLAPLSPSFVSVTYGAGGSTRERTHNTVTRIQKETGIPAAAHFTCVGATREEIDAIARTYWDAGIRHLVALRGDPPETEGGVGGRYVPHPGGYAYAADLVAGMKKVADFEISVAAYPESHPEAPSAQFDLDNLKRKVDAGATRAITQFFFDNDAYFRFLDRCAAAGITVPIVPGILPITNFARAVEFAGKCGAAMPQRFAETFEGLDSDPETRQLVAATMAAEQCQALQAQGIKDFHFYTLNRSDLTVAICRMLGVKAKQPAVS, encoded by the coding sequence ATGACGTCCGGCATCCCGTCGGTCAGCTTCGAATTCTTCCCGCCCAAGACGGAGAAGATGGAACAGAGCCTGTGGCAGGCGATCCAGCGCCTTGCCCCGCTCAGCCCCTCCTTCGTCTCGGTGACCTACGGGGCCGGCGGCTCGACGCGCGAACGCACGCACAACACGGTGACGCGCATCCAGAAGGAGACGGGCATCCCCGCCGCCGCCCATTTCACCTGCGTGGGTGCGACGCGCGAGGAGATCGACGCCATCGCCCGCACCTACTGGGACGCCGGCATCCGCCATCTCGTGGCCCTGCGCGGCGATCCGCCGGAGACCGAGGGCGGGGTGGGTGGGCGCTACGTCCCGCACCCCGGCGGCTACGCCTACGCCGCCGATCTGGTGGCCGGGATGAAGAAGGTCGCCGACTTCGAGATCTCCGTCGCCGCCTATCCGGAGTCCCATCCGGAGGCGCCGAGCGCGCAGTTCGACCTGGACAACCTGAAGCGCAAGGTGGACGCCGGGGCGACGCGGGCGATCACCCAGTTCTTCTTCGACAACGACGCCTATTTCCGCTTCCTCGACCGTTGTGCCGCCGCCGGCATCACCGTGCCGATCGTGCCCGGCATCCTGCCGATCACCAACTTCGCCCGCGCGGTGGAGTTCGCCGGCAAGTGCGGGGCGGCGATGCCCCAGCGCTTCGCCGAGACCTTCGAGGGGCTGGATTCCGATCCGGAGACCCGCCAGCTCGTCGCCGCGACCATGGCGGCGGAGCAGTGCCAGGCGCTTCAGGCTCAGGGCATCAAGGACTTCCATTTCTACACACTGAACCGCTCCGACCTGACGGTGGCCATCTGCCGGATGCTGGGCGTCAAGGCAAAGCAGCCGGCGGTGTCCTGA